In Lacibacter sp. H375, one DNA window encodes the following:
- a CDS encoding response regulator transcription factor, which yields MVKKIIIFEDNNGLRKGLEELLQLTDEFVVISAHDNCMQAEQQVKESIPDVILMDIDMPGRTGIEAVKVIRSFNKEVQIIMLTVFDDSTHVFDAICAGASGYLLKKNVSEKLIPSIKEVLDGGAPMSPSIAKMVVNSMQQSPAANIYNFNEKEKVILSLLCKGNSYKMIADETGYAFETIRSYIKKIYEKLQVHSATEAVSKAIKERLV from the coding sequence ATGGTAAAAAAAATCATCATATTTGAGGACAACAACGGTTTACGCAAAGGGCTCGAGGAATTGCTTCAACTTACAGATGAGTTTGTAGTGATTTCTGCTCATGATAATTGCATGCAGGCTGAACAGCAGGTGAAGGAAAGTATTCCCGATGTTATTTTAATGGATATTGATATGCCTGGCCGGACAGGTATTGAAGCAGTAAAAGTCATCCGTTCCTTCAACAAAGAAGTACAAATCATTATGCTTACCGTTTTTGACGACAGTACTCATGTCTTTGATGCGATATGTGCAGGTGCTTCAGGTTACCTGTTAAAGAAAAATGTTTCGGAGAAATTAATTCCTTCCATCAAAGAAGTGTTAGATGGTGGTGCACCCATGAGTCCGTCTATTGCCAAAATGGTGGTGAACTCAATGCAACAATCACCTGCAGCGAATATTTATAATTTCAACGAGAAGGAAAAAGTGATCCTTTCGCTCTTATGCAAAGGCAACAGTTATAAAATGATTGCTGATGAAACAGGTTATGCATTTGAAACGATCAGATCTTATATCAAAAAAATTTATGAGAAGCTTCAGGTACACTCTGCTACAGAAGCTGTGAGCAAAGCAATTAAGGAACGTCTTGTATAG